In the Helianthus annuus cultivar XRQ/B chromosome 11, HanXRQr2.0-SUNRISE, whole genome shotgun sequence genome, one interval contains:
- the LOC110891405 gene encoding ankyrin repeat-containing protein At5g02620: protein MDRRLYQAVLNGDTINFIKLVEEDETLITQTVSGSSNTVLHLAARFGHLELVREILKRWPEMVAAENGDLETALYEACREGEIEVMKVLMAADEGSVGKVNCKGESVLFVASERGMVEVVKHLLRFQWLLVHELDAFMCSIHVAAAAGHTEIVKEIIKVRPEFARKYNSEGYTPLHLACSKGHIDTIRELLWFEPDLLYLRDHKGWTPLHCASMKGRVGVLGEIISISIESVDMVTDHGETILHLAVKYNQFDGLRYLVETLNILELVNIQDNDGNTVLHIATAGKLTTMVTYLLKHGVDVNAINHKGYTALDVVEADGSNSSILKIVPALLEAGAKTCDQLPPRDIQEVVRHNIITHSPGTGRRVESRVQHRHSRKKTHRRSKQIELQNEGLRNARNTITVVAVLIATVTFSAGINPPGGFSQETGKAIMGKKLQFKVFVVCNIMALFLSLGIVNVLVSVIPFRRKSMMKLLVATHKIMWVSTMFMAAAYIAATWTILPQGSGSRWLVIELMVVGVGCTLIVLLGLGVLLMKQWSRKKEWRSRKEKKTKKDGTPNSSLNSRVGEMRFVRSSHPSSSSNSDIDSSDHGYQVY, encoded by the exons ATGGATCGACGCCTTTATCAGGCTGTTCTAAACGGTGACACCATCAACTTCATCAAGCTCGTTGAAGAAGATGAAACCCTAATCACACAGACTGTGTCCGGATCATCAAACACAGTCTTACACTTAGCCGCGAGGTTCGGCCACCTGGAACTTGTGAGAGAGATATTGAAACGGTGGCCTGAAATGGTGGCGGCGGAGAATGGGGACCTGGAGACCGCGTTGTATGAGGCGTGCCGAGAAGGGGAGATTGAAGTGATGAAGGTGTTGATGGCGGCGGATGAAGGGTCTGTCGGGAAAGTGAATTGCAAAGGTGAGAGTGTGTTGTTTGTGGCTAGTGAAAGAGGGATGGTGGAAGTGGTGAAGCATTTGTTAAGGTTTCAATGGCTGCTTGTGCATGAACTTGATGCGTTTATGTGTTCTATacatgttgctgctgctgctggacATACTG AAATAGTGAAAGAGATAATCAAGGTGCGCCCGGAGTTTGCAAGAAAGTATAATTCAGAAGGATACACTCCATTACATCTAGCTTGCAGTAAAGGCCACATAGACACAATACGGGAGCTTCTATGGTTTGAGCCGGATCTCTTGTACCTTCGAGATCACAAAGGTTGGACACCCTTACATTGTGCATCAATGAAAGGGCGAGTGGGAGTTCTTGGTGAAATAATCTCGATAAGCATTGAATCCGTTGATATGGTTACCGACCATGGTGAAACTATTCTTCATCTTGCGGTTAAGTATAACCAGTTTGATGGTCTTAGATACCTAGTGGAAACACTCAACATCTTAGAACTCGTGAACATACAAGACAACGATGGCAACACCGTGTTACACATAGCGACAGCTGGAAAACTCACTACG ATGGTGACATATCTACTTAAACACGGAGTGGATGTAAACGCTATCAATCATAAAGGTTATACAGCTCTAGATGTAGTTGAAGCCGATGGAAGCAACTCAAGTATTCTCAAAATTGTGCCAGCCCTTTTAGAAGCTGGTGCAAAAACATGTGATCAGTTACCTCCTAGAGACATCCAAGAAGTCGTTCGTCACAATATAATCACACATTCTCCAGGAACTGGAAGAAGAGTGGAGTCCCGGGTTCAACATCGTCACTCCAGAAAGAAAACTCACCGTAGATCAAAACAAATCGAGCTTCAAAACGAGGGTTTACGAAATGCTAGAAACACCATAACAGTTGTTGCGGTTTTGATAGCAACTGTTACGTTTTCGGCAGGAATAAACCCTCCTGGTGGTTTTAGTCAAGAAACCGGAAAGGCTATAATGGGAAAGAAGCTTCAGTTTAAGGTGTTTGTGGTGTGCAACATTATGGCATTGTTTTTATCCCTAGGAATTGTTAATGTGTTAGTGAGTGTCATCCCATTTAGGCGAAAATCAATGATGAAATTGTTAGTGGCAACTCATAAAATTATGTGGGTGTCTACTATGTTTATGGCAGCAGCCTATATCGCTGCGACTTGGACCATTTTGCCACAAGGGTCTGGCTCAAGATGGTTGGTGATTGAACTAATGGTTGTTGGGGTAGGATGCACCCTCATTGTTCTTTTAGGATTGGGTGTTttgttgatgaaacaatggtcGAGAAAGAAAGAATGGCGGTCAAGGAAAGAGAAAAAGACAAAGAAGGATGGTACGCCTAATAGTAGTCTTAATAGTCGCGTTGGAGAGATGCGTTTTGTTAGGAGTAGTCATCCGTCTTCGTCTAGTAACTCGGATATTGATAGTTCTGATCATGGTTACCAGGTTTACTAG